In one window of Gopherus evgoodei ecotype Sinaloan lineage unplaced genomic scaffold, rGopEvg1_v1.p scaffold_40_arrow_ctg1, whole genome shotgun sequence DNA:
- the QTRT1 gene encoding queuine tRNA-ribosyltransferase catalytic subunit 1 isoform X3, with product MRPGPELIKQANGLHGFMNWQQNLLTDSGGFQMVSLVELSEVTEEGVRFRSPYDGEEILLTPEKSIEIQNALGSDIMMQLDDVVSSTLTGPRVEEAMYRSIRWLDRCIAANSKPDKQNLFAIIQGGLDPALRTKCLEEMTQRDVPGFAIGGLSGGEAKDHFWRVVTLSTDRLPRGKPRYLMGVGYATDLVVCVALGCDMFDCVFPTRTARFGSALVPWGSLPVKNKQFAKDFRPIDENCDCPTCRRYSRAFLHALFRSETAAMHLLTVHNIAYQLNLMRSIRESIVEQRFPQFVRDFMRTMYGSRERYPLWAMEALASVNITLE from the exons GGGCCTGAGCTCATCAAACAAGCCAACGGCCTTCATGGGTtcatgaactggcagcagaaccTGCTCACG GACAGCGGCGGGTTCCAGATGGTCTCCCTGGTGGAGCTGTCCGAGGTGACGGAGGAGGGCGTCCGCTTCCGATCTCCGTACGATGGGGAAGAGATCCTGCTGACGCCGGAGAAATCCATCGAAATCCAGAACGCGCTGG GCTCAGACATCATGATGCAGCTGGATGACGTGGTGAGCAGCACCCTCACAGGGCCACGGGTGGAGGAAGCCATGTACAG GTCGATTCGCTGGCTGGACCGCTGCATCGCCGCCAACAGCAAGCCCGACAAGCAGAACCTCTTCGCCATCATCCAGGGCGGGCTGGACCCTGCCCTCCGCACCAAGTGTCTGGAAG AGATGACGCAGCGGGACGTGCCCGGCTTCGCCATCGGGGGGCTTAGCGGTGGCGAGGCGAAGGATCACTTCTGGAGGGTGGTGACCCTCAGCACTGACCGCCTCCCCAGGGGGAAGCCCCGCTACCTCATGGGGGTCGG CTACGCCACGGACTTGGTGGTCTGCGTTGCCCTGGGCTGCGACATGTTCGACTGCGTCTTCCCCACCCGGACTGCG CGCTTCGGCTCAGCCCTGgtgccctggggctccctgccGGTGAAGAACAAGCAGTTCGCCAAGGACTTCCGGCCCATCGACGAGAACTGCGACTGCCCCACCTGCCGCAG GTACAGCCGGGCCTTCCTGCACGCACTGTTCCGCAGCGAGACGGCAGCCATGCACCTCCTCACAGTGCACAACATCGCCTATCAG ctgaaTCTGATGCGGTCGATCCGGGAGAGCATCGTGGAGCAGAGGTTCCCGCAGTTTGTCCGAGACTTCATGAGAACCATGTACGGCAGCCGGGAGCGGTACCCGCTGTGGGCCATGGAGGCCCTGGCCTCGGTCAATATCACCCTGGAGTGA
- the QTRT1 gene encoding queuine tRNA-ribosyltransferase catalytic subunit 1 isoform X2, whose translation MRPGPELIKQANGLHGFMNWQQNLLTDSGGFQMVSLVELSEVTEEGVRFRSPYDGEEILLTPEKSIEIQNALGSDIMMQLDDVVSSTLTGPRVEEAMYRSIRWLDRCIAANSKPDKQNLFAIIQGGLDPALRTKCLEEMTQRDVPGFAIGGLSGGEAKDHFWRVVTLSTDRLPRGKPRYLMGVGYATDLVVCVALGCDMFDCVFPTRTARFGSALVPWGSLPVKNKQFAKDFRPIDENCDCPTCRRYSRAFLHALFRSETAAMHLLTVHNIAYQLNLMRSIRESIVEQRFPQFVRDFMRTMYGSRERYPLWAMEALASVNITLE comes from the exons ATGAGGCCG GGGCCTGAGCTCATCAAACAAGCCAACGGCCTTCATGGGTtcatgaactggcagcagaaccTGCTCACG GACAGCGGCGGGTTCCAGATGGTCTCCCTGGTGGAGCTGTCCGAGGTGACGGAGGAGGGCGTCCGCTTCCGATCTCCGTACGATGGGGAAGAGATCCTGCTGACGCCGGAGAAATCCATCGAAATCCAGAACGCGCTGG GCTCAGACATCATGATGCAGCTGGATGACGTGGTGAGCAGCACCCTCACAGGGCCACGGGTGGAGGAAGCCATGTACAG GTCGATTCGCTGGCTGGACCGCTGCATCGCCGCCAACAGCAAGCCCGACAAGCAGAACCTCTTCGCCATCATCCAGGGCGGGCTGGACCCTGCCCTCCGCACCAAGTGTCTGGAAG AGATGACGCAGCGGGACGTGCCCGGCTTCGCCATCGGGGGGCTTAGCGGTGGCGAGGCGAAGGATCACTTCTGGAGGGTGGTGACCCTCAGCACTGACCGCCTCCCCAGGGGGAAGCCCCGCTACCTCATGGGGGTCGG CTACGCCACGGACTTGGTGGTCTGCGTTGCCCTGGGCTGCGACATGTTCGACTGCGTCTTCCCCACCCGGACTGCG CGCTTCGGCTCAGCCCTGgtgccctggggctccctgccGGTGAAGAACAAGCAGTTCGCCAAGGACTTCCGGCCCATCGACGAGAACTGCGACTGCCCCACCTGCCGCAG GTACAGCCGGGCCTTCCTGCACGCACTGTTCCGCAGCGAGACGGCAGCCATGCACCTCCTCACAGTGCACAACATCGCCTATCAG ctgaaTCTGATGCGGTCGATCCGGGAGAGCATCGTGGAGCAGAGGTTCCCGCAGTTTGTCCGAGACTTCATGAGAACCATGTACGGCAGCCGGGAGCGGTACCCGCTGTGGGCCATGGAGGCCCTGGCCTCGGTCAATATCACCCTGGAGTGA